Proteins encoded together in one Ictidomys tridecemlineatus isolate mIctTri1 chromosome 3, mIctTri1.hap1, whole genome shotgun sequence window:
- the LOC101971858 gene encoding olfactory receptor 5V1, whose amino-acid sequence MFNHTRVTQFILRGFSDIPEWRLVVVLFFSWVYAFALLGNISVIIAVVRDSRLHLPMYFFLKNLCFVDLSYTSVTVPKALATTLEGSGVISYFECVTQLYMFFTLASTECFLLTAMAYDRCMAIYRPLLYGAIMSQRLCCALVVLAWVGGALYAAFLALNTFSLPFCGPNVVEHFFCDIPPLMRLSCADFHSSEEVVFAVGSCVIMSSFALKVLSYIRIISTLLRMPSVDGRWKAFSTCFSHLSTVLLFYTSGSFTYLRSASQYSPTQGRLASIFYSILTPSLNPVIYCLRNRDMKDALHRLYCQRKF is encoded by the coding sequence atgtttaATCACACCAGAGTGACCCAGTTCATCCTCAGGGGCTTCTCAGACATCCCAGAATGGAGATTAGTGGTCGTCTTATTTTTCTCCTGGGTCTACGCCTTTGCCCTCCTGGGGAATATCTCTGTCATCATAGCTGTGGTTAGAGACAGCCGCCTGCACttgcccatgtacttcttcctgaaGAATCTGTGTTTTGTGGAtctgagctacacctcagtcaCCGTCCCCAAGGCCCTGGCTACCACCCTTGAGGGATCTGGGGTCATTTCCTACTTTGAGTGTGTCACTCAGCTTTACATGTTTTTTACACTTGCTTCGACCGAGTGCTTTCTGCTCACGGCCATGGCTTATGACCGGTGCATGGCCATCTACAGGCCCTTGCTCTATGGGGCCATCATGAGCCAGAGGCTTTGCTGTGCCTTGGTGGTCCTGGCCTGGGTGGGCGGGGCCCTCTATGCAGCCTTCCTGGCCCTCAacaccttctcccttcccttctgtgGGCCCAACGTTGTTGAGCACTTCTTCTGTGACATTCCTCCTCTCATGAGACTCTCCTGTGCCGACTTCCACTCCAGTGAGGAGGTGGTCTTTGCTGTGGGCAGCTGCGTCATCATGAGCTCCTTTGCCCTCAAGGTCCTCTCCTACATCCGCATCATCTCCACCCTCTTGCGGATGCCCTCCGTGGATGGCCGgtggaaggccttctccacctgcttcTCCCACCTGAGCACGGTCCTTCTGTTTTACACCAGTGGAAGCTTCACCTACTTGAGGTCTGCGTCTCAGTACTCCCCGACCCAGGGTCGCCTGGCATCCATTTTCTACTCTATCCTCACCCCTTCCTTGAATCCTGTCATCTACTGTCTGAGGAACCGAGACATGAAGGACGCTCTACACAGACTCTACTGTCAGAGAAAGTTCTGA